In uncultured Cohaesibacter sp., a genomic segment contains:
- a CDS encoding type II toxin-antitoxin system prevent-host-death family antitoxin, translating into MMDVLTYTDARASLKDVMDRVIHDRVEVVVTRKKREAVVMISLDEYNAIQETLHLQKSPENARRLQASIAQLDAGNGIEREIDL; encoded by the coding sequence ATGATGGATGTTCTGACCTACACAGATGCACGGGCGTCACTGAAGGACGTCATGGATCGGGTGATCCATGACCGCGTTGAAGTCGTCGTGACACGCAAGAAGCGGGAAGCGGTCGTCATGATTTCTCTTGATGAGTATAATGCGATTCAGGAAACGCTCCATCTCCAAAAGAGCCCTGAGAACGCCCGCCGCCTTCAGGCATCCATCGCGCAACTGGATGCGGGCAATGGCATCGAGCGCGAGATTGATCTTTGA
- a CDS encoding 3-keto-5-aminohexanoate cleavage protein: protein MIVQACINGARPEDYHPSLPLTTEAMIADAEACISSGAGELHIHPRDPNRNESLAHVDELVRGIRTACPGTLVGVSTGAWIVDDIALTRQHIRAWSGLPDYASVNLSEADAPEIFSILEAKGVGIEAGIATVQDAKRFVSLPQRDRVFRVLFEIEEQDIEEAEATLHGIEAVLDEAGVQRPILLHGFDSTVWHFVRKARIRRWSTRVGLEDGNYLEDQSIAASNAALVAEAVAIFRGQKVT from the coding sequence ATGATTGTTCAGGCATGCATAAATGGAGCCCGGCCGGAGGACTACCACCCATCTCTGCCTTTGACGACCGAGGCGATGATAGCTGATGCTGAAGCATGCATTTCTTCCGGAGCCGGAGAGCTGCATATCCACCCTCGCGACCCGAACAGAAATGAAAGTCTCGCCCATGTGGATGAGCTTGTGCGCGGCATCCGAACTGCCTGCCCTGGTACGCTGGTTGGTGTATCAACTGGGGCATGGATCGTGGATGACATCGCTCTGACAAGGCAGCATATCCGAGCGTGGTCTGGGCTGCCGGACTATGCATCGGTCAACCTGTCGGAGGCGGATGCGCCGGAGATTTTCTCGATACTTGAAGCGAAAGGCGTTGGTATCGAAGCGGGCATCGCTACCGTTCAAGACGCTAAGCGTTTTGTGTCTCTGCCGCAACGTGACAGGGTCTTTCGCGTCCTATTTGAAATTGAAGAGCAGGACATCGAAGAGGCTGAAGCGACGCTACATGGTATCGAGGCTGTCTTGGATGAAGCCGGGGTACAGCGCCCTATCCTGCTGCATGGATTTGACTCAACGGTATGGCATTTCGTGCGCAAGGCGCGGATCCGACGATGGTCTACGCGCGTAGGACTTGAGGACGGGAATTATCTTGAAGATCAGTCCATTGCCGCGTCAAACGCAGCGCTTGTCGCCGAGGCCGTAGCTATCTTTCGGGGGCAGAAAGTTACATAG